The Haloterrigena salifodinae genome window below encodes:
- a CDS encoding GNAT family N-acetyltransferase — protein MKDLTSKPSTSSCRVRPFEPSDRAPLLGLYEQVFGRERSVDWFRWKFEDNPYTDHVPIVVAERGGDIVGCRAFFAQELRIDGTERIAFQPCDTMVHPDHRNEGLFSRMNEYALERYAGADGPPACCFNFPNENSKPGNLKHGWREIGTVPVYYRPQDPIGSVRALTDGEDGRDESGGFDRTRDEEWVVTDEFGPDVDRDLPDGRESSEDAETSVADALADVVTSSQQAGDRLVTDADGEFDVVRFETPPPDVLESIYRRSIPPGIHTNRTAKFYRWRCSNPAHTYAAYVAVRDGETPVAALICSDVDEHLRIVETLPREIEAEATAIDRLLAAVLADRSDNHYVTAFGETLPSPIQYRFYPDTRFPLSTLIRPSARTLLARDFGGARAIEETAVDDWTLSRLDLDTS, from the coding sequence ATGAAAGATCTGACATCGAAGCCTTCGACGTCGTCGTGTCGGGTTCGCCCCTTCGAGCCGAGCGATCGGGCGCCGCTGCTGGGGCTGTACGAGCAGGTGTTCGGCCGGGAACGAAGCGTCGACTGGTTTCGCTGGAAGTTCGAGGACAACCCCTACACCGACCACGTGCCGATCGTCGTCGCCGAACGAGGCGGCGATATCGTCGGCTGTCGGGCGTTTTTCGCCCAGGAACTACGCATCGACGGGACCGAACGGATCGCGTTCCAGCCCTGCGATACGATGGTCCACCCGGACCACCGCAACGAGGGGCTGTTCAGCCGCATGAACGAGTACGCCCTCGAGCGGTACGCCGGCGCCGACGGCCCGCCGGCCTGTTGTTTCAACTTCCCGAACGAGAACTCCAAACCGGGGAACCTCAAACACGGCTGGCGGGAGATCGGGACCGTCCCGGTCTACTACCGGCCTCAGGACCCTATCGGGAGCGTCAGAGCGTTGACCGACGGCGAGGACGGCCGCGACGAGAGCGGCGGCTTCGATCGCACGCGCGACGAGGAGTGGGTCGTCACCGACGAGTTCGGTCCGGACGTCGACCGGGATCTGCCCGACGGCCGCGAGTCGTCCGAAGACGCCGAGACGAGCGTCGCGGACGCGCTCGCCGACGTGGTCACCAGTTCCCAGCAGGCCGGCGACCGACTGGTCACCGACGCCGACGGCGAGTTCGACGTCGTCCGGTTCGAGACGCCGCCCCCGGACGTCCTCGAGTCGATCTACCGCCGGTCGATCCCGCCGGGGATCCACACGAACCGGACCGCCAAGTTCTACCGGTGGCGGTGTTCGAATCCGGCCCACACCTATGCGGCGTACGTCGCGGTGCGGGACGGCGAGACGCCCGTCGCCGCGCTGATCTGCTCGGACGTCGACGAACACCTGCGGATCGTCGAGACCCTGCCGCGGGAGATCGAGGCCGAGGCGACGGCGATCGACCGCCTGCTGGCGGCGGTCCTCGCGGACCGGTCTGACAATCACTACGTCACCGCCTTCGGGGAGACGCTGCCGTCGCCGATCCAGTACCGGTTCTACCCCGACACGCGCTTCCCGCTGTCGACGCTGATTCGACCGAGCGCGCGGACGCTCCTGGCCCGGGACTTCGGCGGCGCCCGCGCGATCGAGGAGACGGCGGTGGACGACTGGACGCTCTCGCGGCTCGATCTGGATACCTCCTGA